In Thioclava sp. GXIMD2076, one DNA window encodes the following:
- the rplL gene encoding 50S ribosomal protein L7/L12, producing MADLKKLAEEIVALTLLEAQELKTILKDEYGIEPAAGGAVMMAGPAAAAEAAEEKTEFDVILVDAGDKKINVIKEVRGITGLGLKEAKDLVEAGGKVKEGAAKAEAEEIKKKLEEAGAKIELK from the coding sequence ATGGCTGATCTGAAAAAACTCGCCGAAGAAATCGTTGCTCTCACGCTGCTGGAAGCACAAGAGCTGAAAACCATCCTGAAAGACGAGTACGGCATCGAGCCGGCAGCCGGTGGCGCCGTCATGATGGCTGGCCCGGCAGCAGCTGCTGAAGCAGCTGAAGAGAAAACCGAATTCGACGTGATCCTCGTCGATGCAGGCGACAAGAAAATCAACGTCATCAAAGAAGTCCGCGGCATCACCGGCCTCGGCCTGAAAGAAGCCAAAGACCTCGTTGAGGCCGGCGGTAAAGTCAAAGAAGGCGCTGCAAAAGCAGAAGCCGAAGAAATCAAGAAAAAGCTCGAAGAAGCAGGCGCAAAGATCGAACTCAAGTAA
- the rplJ gene encoding 50S ribosomal protein L10, translated as MDRAQKEKVVEELGQIFESSGVVVVAHYEGLTVAEMQDLRAKMREAGGSVRVAKNKLAKIALADKPCESIAQYLTGMTVLSYSEDPVAAAKVVVEYAKKNEKLSILGGAMGNDALDVAGVKAVAAMPSREELIAQIVSCLGAPASNIAGAIGAPASNIAGILSTIEEKAA; from the coding sequence GTGGATAGAGCCCAGAAAGAGAAAGTGGTCGAGGAACTCGGCCAGATCTTCGAAAGCTCTGGCGTCGTGGTGGTTGCCCACTACGAAGGCCTGACGGTTGCTGAAATGCAGGACCTGCGCGCGAAAATGCGTGAAGCGGGCGGGTCTGTGCGCGTTGCCAAGAACAAGCTCGCCAAGATCGCCCTTGCGGACAAGCCGTGCGAAAGCATCGCTCAGTACCTCACGGGCATGACGGTGCTCTCCTATTCCGAAGATCCGGTCGCTGCGGCGAAAGTGGTCGTGGAATACGCCAAGAAGAACGAGAAACTCTCGATCCTCGGCGGCGCAATGGGGAATGATGCACTTGACGTCGCCGGTGTTAAAGCCGTGGCAGCCATGCCGTCGCGTGAAGAGCTTATCGCTCAGATCGTTTCGTGCCTGGGTGCACCCGCTTCGAACATCGCCGGTGCCATTGGCGCGCCTGCTTCGAACATCGCGGGCATTCTCTCGACCATCGAAGAGAAAGCTGCGTAA